GCCCGGCCAGGGCAATGGTCATTGCAATCATGCGTTTCATCGTTGGCTCCTTTTGCCAGAAATGCGGCGCCAGTCTATGCTGGCCCGCCTGAACCCTTTCTGAATGGAGCCGCACGCATGCTGAACGTCACCGACCATGGCCCCGTCCGCGAAATCCGCCTCGAGCGGCCGCCCGTCAATGCGCTCAACCCGGCGCTGGTGGACACCCTGCAGGCCGCGCTGGAAGCCGCCGGCGGCGAGGCTGACGGCGTGGTGCTGAGCGGGCGCGAGGGCCTGTTCTCCGCGGGCCTGGATGTCCCCGCCCTGCTGGTGCTCGACCGCTCACAGATGGGTGCGTTCTGGCGTTCCTTTGAAGCGTTGCTGAAGACGATCGCGTGCATGCCCGTTCCCACCGCGGTCGCCATTACCGGGCACTCACCGGCCGGTGGCGCCGTCATGAGCCTGTTCGCCGACTACCGCGTCATGTCCCGAGGCCCGTTCAAGATCGGCCTGAACGAGACCCAGGTGGGGCTCACCCTGCCCGGCTTCATTCACGATGCGCTGGTTCGGCTGGTGGGCGCCCACCGGGCGGAACGCCTGATCGTGGCCGGCGCCCTGGTGTCGCCCGAACACGCACTCTCGCTGGGGCTGGTGGATGACCTGGCCGACAGCGCCGATGCCGCCGTGGAGGCCGCCGTCGAATGGTGCCGCAGCCTGATGAAGCTGCCGCGCAAGACCATGCTGACCAACCGCGGCGTCATGCGGCATTCACTGACGCGGCTGTTTGACCAGCCCAATGACGAAGAGGAGTTCCTGGCGGTCTGGTTCAGCGAGGAAACCCAGGCCACGCTAAAGGCGCTGGTGGCTAGCCTGGGGAAGAAGTAACCGCGACCGGCCGTTGCGGATCGCGAATCCACTCGCTCCAGGACCCGGGATACAGGCGCGAGCCGGCCAGGCCGGCGTATTCCATGGCATAGAGGTTGTGGCAGGCGGTCACACCTGACCCGCACATATGCACCACCTCGGCCGGAGCGCGGCCATCCAGCAATGCGGTAAATCGCGCGGCCAGGTCGGCGGGTGAGAGAAACACGCCCTCCGCCAGGTTGCCAGTAAACGGCGCGCTGTGCGCGCCTGGAACATGCCCCGCCACCGGGTCGATGGCCTCGTTCCGCCCCTCGAAACGGTCCGCGCCACGCGCATCCAGCAGCCGCACGGCTTTGCTTTCGAGATCCTCGGCCAGTCCGTCGACATTGACCACCATCGACGGGTCGGGGACCAGCGCCGTCCCCGCGGAGGGCTCGACCGCGGCCGGCTCACCCTGCTCTATCGGCAATGCCGCCCTTACCCAGGCCGACCAGCCGCCATCAAGCAACCGCACCGTGTCATGCCCGAAATACCGCATCAGCCACCACAGCCGCGCCGCGAAGGCACCGCCCTGGGCGTCATAAGCCACCATGTGGCGGCCAGGCTGCCAGCCTGAACGCGACAGGAAGCTCGCGAAACGCTCCGGACCCGGCAGGGGATGGCGGCCGCTTTGCGCGGTCACCGGCCCGGCCAGGTCGTCGTCCAGGTGAGCGTAGACGGCGCCCGGGATACGGGCCTGGCGCCACTCGCGTTGACCCGCGTCCGGGTCCGCCAGGTTGAACCGGCAGTCGACCACCAGCGGGGCGTCAGGCCCGGCCTGGCCGGCGAGTTCGCGCGCCGTGATCAACATCAGGTGCTCCCCGGTACCCCTGACACCTTCGCCATGCGGCGGGCCAGGTCGTAGAGAATGTGGGCGGTGATGCCCCAAATGTCCTCGCCCTGCCAGTCCAGGCGGTAAACCCGCCGACGAACACCATCCCGCTCGATCATGTCTTCATGGTACTTATCGACATCGAGCGCAACAGCGAGTGGCACGGTGAACATGGATTCGACTTCATTCGGATCGAGCACGAACGGCGCCTGCGGGCGCGCCAGCCCGACCACCGGTAATACGCGAAAGTCAGAAA
The sequence above is drawn from the Marinihelvus fidelis genome and encodes:
- a CDS encoding enoyl-CoA hydratase/isomerase family protein; the protein is MLNVTDHGPVREIRLERPPVNALNPALVDTLQAALEAAGGEADGVVLSGREGLFSAGLDVPALLVLDRSQMGAFWRSFEALLKTIACMPVPTAVAITGHSPAGGAVMSLFADYRVMSRGPFKIGLNETQVGLTLPGFIHDALVRLVGAHRAERLIVAGALVSPEHALSLGLVDDLADSADAAVEAAVEWCRSLMKLPRKTMLTNRGVMRHSLTRLFDQPNDEEEFLAVWFSEETQATLKALVASLGKK
- a CDS encoding sulfurtransferase, giving the protein MLITARELAGQAGPDAPLVVDCRFNLADPDAGQREWRQARIPGAVYAHLDDDLAGPVTAQSGRHPLPGPERFASFLSRSGWQPGRHMVAYDAQGGAFAARLWWLMRYFGHDTVRLLDGGWSAWVRAALPIEQGEPAAVEPSAGTALVPDPSMVVNVDGLAEDLESKAVRLLDARGADRFEGRNEAIDPVAGHVPGAHSAPFTGNLAEGVFLSPADLAARFTALLDGRAPAEVVHMCGSGVTACHNLYAMEYAGLAGSRLYPGSWSEWIRDPQRPVAVTSSPG